Proteins co-encoded in one Callospermophilus lateralis isolate mCalLat2 chromosome 2, mCalLat2.hap1, whole genome shotgun sequence genomic window:
- the LOC143387129 gene encoding olfactory receptor 8G50-like: MTQGNHSTTVTEFILAGLTNKPELQLPLFLFFIGIYMFTVVGNLGMIMLIGLSSHLHTPMYYFLSSLSFIDLCQSTVITPKMLVNFVVEKNIISYPECMTQLYFFLVFVISECHMLAAMAYDRYVAICNPLLYSVTMSSQVCFWLIVGVYSMGMIGATVHTVCMLRVLFCKVDKINHYFCDLFPLLELSCSSTFVNEVVVLSFSAFNILVPILTILSSYIFIIASIQHIRSTEGRAKTFSTCSSHVSAVALFFGSTAFMYLQPSSVSSMDQGKVSSVFYTIIVPMLNPVIYSLRNKDVKLALNKLFEKRSIP, from the coding sequence ATGACACAAGGAAACCattccaccacagtgacagaatttATCCTGGCTGGATTAACAAACAAACCAGAGCTCCAGCtgcccctcttcctcttcttcataGGAATCTACATGTTCACTGTGGTGGGGAACCTGGGCATGATCATGCTGATTGGGCTCAGCTCTCACCTCCATACACCTATGTACTATTTCCTCAGCAGTCTGTCTTTCATTGACCTCTGCCAATCCACTGTCATTACCCCCAAAATGCTGGTAAACTTTGTGGTGGAGAAGAACATCATTTCCTACCCTGAATGCATGACTCAGCTCTATTTCTTCCTAGTTTTTGTTATTTCAGAATGCCACATGTTGGCTGCAATGGCATATGACCGCTATGTTGCCATCTGTAACCCTTTGCTTTACAGTGTAACCATGTCTTCTCAAGTCTGTTTCTGGTTGATAGTTGGAGTGTATAGCATGGGAATGATTGGTGCCACAGTTCATACAGTCTGCATGCTAAGAGTACTATTCTGTAAGGTTGATAAAATAAACCATTACTTCTGTGATCTTTTCCCACTATTAGAGCTATCTTGCTCCAGTACTTTTGTCAATGAGGTAGTAGTTCTGTCTTTCAGTGCATttaatatccttgtcccaatcctGACCATCCTCAGCTCCTACATCTTCATCATTGCCAGCATCCAGCACATTCGCTCCACTGAAGGCAGAGCCAAAACCTTCAGCACCTGCAGCTCCCATGTCTCAGCTGTTGCTCTCTTCTTTGGATCTACTGCATTCATGTACCTGCAGCCATCATCAGTTAGCTCAATGGACCAAGGAAAAGTGTCTTCTGTGTTTTATACCATTATTGTGCCCATGCTGAACCCTGTAATCTATAGCTTGAGGAATAAGGATGTGAAACTTGCCCTAAATAAGTTATTTGAAAAAAGAAGTATCCCATGA
- the LOC143391089 gene encoding olfactory receptor 8G1-like, whose protein sequence is MNTNRKMTTKNHSTVTEFILAGLSQQPELQLPLFLFFLGIYVLTVVGNLGMIILIGLSSHLHTPMYYFVSSLSLIDLCHSTVITPKMLVNFVSDKNTISYLGCMTQLYFFLIFAISECHMLAAMAYDRYVAICSPLLYHVIMSSQTCLSLILGVFIIGVVCASAHTGCMIRVQFCKFDVINHYFCDLLPLLKLSCSSTYVNEVLILFFGTFNIFVPTLTILSSYSFIIASILRIRSSEGRAKAFSTCSSHISAVALFFGSAAFMYLQPSAVSSMDQGKVSSVFYTIIVPMMNPLIYSLRNKDVSAALKKMLHRETFL, encoded by the exons ATGAACACAAACAGGAAA ATGACGACAAAAAATCATTCCACAGTGACTGAGTTCATCCTGGCTGGACTCtcacagcagccagagctccagctgcccctcttcctcttcttcctaggGATCTATGTGCTCACAGTGGTGGGGAACCTGGGCATGATCATACTGATTGGGCTCAGTTCTCACCTGCACACCCCCATGTACTACTTTGTCAGCAGTCTGTCCTTGATTGACTTGTGTCATTCCACTGTGATCACCCCCAAAATGCTGGTGAACTTTGTGTCCGATAAGAATACCATTTCCTACCTTGGATGCATGACTCAACTCTACTTCTTTCTCATTTTTGCCATTTCTGAGTGTCACATGTTGGCTGCAATGGCCTATGATCGATATGTGGCCATCTGTAGCCCACTGCTTTACCATGTCATCATGTCCTCTCAGACTTGCCTTTCCCTGATTTTAGGAGTGTTTATTATAGGTGTGGTTTGTGCATCAGCTCATACAGGCTGCATGATTAGAGTCCAATTCTGCAAATTTGATGTGATCAACCATTATTTCTGTGATCTTCTTCCCCTCCTGAAGCTCTCTTGCTCGAGTACCTATGTCAATGAAGTGCTGATTCTGTTTTTTGGCACATTTAACATCTTTGTCCCCACCTTGACCATCCTTAGCTCCTACAGCTTTATCATAGCCAGCATCCTGCGCATTCGCTCCTCTGAGGGCAGAGCCAAAGCCTTCAGCACGTGCAGCTCCCACATCTCAGCTGTTGCTCTCTTCTTTGGATCTGCTGCATTCATGTACCTGCAGCCATCAGCAGTCAGCTCCATGGACCAAGGAAAAGTGTCCTCTGTGTTTTATACCATTATTGTGCCCATGATGAACCCTCTAATCTACAGCCTGAGGAATAAAGATGTTAGTGCTGCCCTGAAGAAAATGCTACACCGAGAAACTTTCCTGTGA